The region GAACGTCGGCGACTCCTACGGCGTTTTCGAGCCGAACCACGGCTCGGCGCCCAAGTACGCGGGCCGGTACGTGGTCAACCCCACGGCGACGATTCTGGCCGGGCGGTTGATGCTCCAGTGGCTGGGCGAGGAGCGGGCGGCGGAGCGCATCTGGAACGCGGTCCTCGCGCTCTACGCCGACCCCGGTGCGCCCAAGACCTACGACGTCGTGGGTCGGGATAGGGCCGCGGGCTCGTTGGAAGTGGCCGAGGCCGTCGCCGCGCGGCTTTAGCCGGTTTTTTTAAAAAAAGACGGGCATGGGGCGGGCTGACCCGCCCCTTTTCCGTGAATATTGTGGTTGATAATTACTGTAAGATTTGGTACTTTCTACCATGATTTAGGGACGAGGCCAACCGCGGCGGGTCCCGATGATGATTTTTCGGGGCACCCCCGGGCCGACCCTTTGACTGAACCACACCTTCTGCGTGAAAGGACGCCCGCGCATGGCCGAGCTGAAGTACGTCATCACGCCCGACGAGTACGCGCCTCTGTTCGCGAAGGCCGAGCGGATGATGGAGGAGTACTTCGCCACGCTGAAGCTCGACCCGGAGCGGAGCACCATCACGCTCAAGGGCACCGACCGGTACTCCCTCATCTTCGCCGCCGATTTCAGCTTCTACCTCCAAAAGAGCTTCAAGGACAAGTTCGGCGGCGCGGCCCAGTTCATCCTCTACGAGCTGGCCTACCAGATGGGGCGACAGGACTGCATCCGCTTCTGCGAGAACACCGGCGCCAAGGACCCCATTGACCGCCTGGCCGCCGGACCCGTGTACTTCGCCTTCAC is a window of bacterium DNA encoding:
- a CDS encoding V4R domain-containing protein: MAELKYVITPDEYAPLFAKAERMMEEYFATLKLDPERSTITLKGTDRYSLIFAADFSFYLQKSFKDKFGGAAQFILYELAYQMGRQDCIRFCENTGAKDPIDRLAAGPVYFAFTGMAKVEILPISRPTPDENYTLVYYHHYSFEAESYLAHGQRTNHPVCFMSAGYSTGWCSVAFGLDLKAEELSCRAMGGERCLFVMAPPRHLVQRIAELRSPGGVGLRV